The Nostoc sp. 'Lobaria pulmonaria (5183) cyanobiont' genome window below encodes:
- a CDS encoding CAAD domain-containing protein → MPEQELTETASKDTTVAEINSQTGTITKLQPPAQSQDEWLKYGEQISTFLATLPDYLGSFFNQYKQPLVTVGLIVGSIVGVKVLLAVLDALNDIPLVAPSFELIGIGYSAWFVYRYLLKASTRKELTSEITTLKSQVVGKQIPEVPEA, encoded by the coding sequence ATGCCAGAACAAGAACTTACTGAAACCGCATCTAAAGATACTACAGTGGCAGAGATTAACAGCCAAACGGGAACCATCACCAAACTTCAGCCTCCTGCACAATCTCAAGATGAATGGCTAAAATACGGAGAGCAAATTTCTACCTTTTTAGCAACATTACCAGATTATCTGGGAAGCTTCTTTAATCAATATAAGCAACCCCTGGTAACAGTTGGTTTAATTGTAGGATCAATTGTTGGGGTTAAAGTACTCTTGGCAGTATTAGATGCTTTGAATGATATCCCCTTGGTAGCACCTTCTTTTGAGTTGATCGGTATTGGTTACTCTGCCTGGTTTGTTTACCGTTATTTACTCAAAGCCTCAACTAGGAAAGAGTTAACTAGTGAAATCACCACTCTGAAATCACAAGTTGTCGGTAAACAAATTCCAGAAGTTCCAGAAGCTTAA
- a CDS encoding S-layer homology domain-containing protein: MTNRPPSEPESSQKTALGFDEFIAILVAFATIGAILFWSLSRRDSSWNLNGLLLPSSTPSPSVRPNPVLPSPTAKVKPYAVPDNVLPSSPPEAVVEPTTRSFPTNSATPDRAMLPSILVIPTQSPQAQTPVSSPIELESSVRSSALPLVTPAKPKSIIPPPIAFNDVPNNFWSRRFIDVLSARGILKGFPDYSFRPNQPVNRAEFAAILEKAFDQEPSKTAIAFQDVPTKFWASPAIDQAISAGFLKGYPKKTFKPQQNISRVQVLVALVSGLNLKAPTSPNQIISVYKDAKDVPPYAIGKIAAATTNGLVVNYPNPQVLDPNKVASRAEVAAMIHQALVKRGKLAAITSPNIVRRRSLPQPSPKISPELPQTPKPNPKVKLPTGGSPQQ, from the coding sequence ATGACAAATAGACCTCCTTCCGAACCGGAGTCATCCCAAAAAACTGCCCTTGGCTTTGATGAATTTATAGCCATTCTGGTTGCCTTCGCCACTATCGGAGCGATTCTTTTTTGGTCATTGTCCCGCAGGGATTCTAGTTGGAACTTAAACGGGCTGCTGTTGCCTTCATCTACTCCATCTCCTAGTGTTCGACCAAATCCAGTATTGCCCTCTCCTACTGCCAAGGTAAAACCTTATGCAGTCCCCGACAACGTTTTGCCCTCTTCTCCACCTGAAGCTGTTGTTGAACCCACAACACGTTCATTCCCAACTAACAGCGCAACTCCTGACCGTGCAATGTTACCATCTATTCTGGTAATCCCAACTCAATCCCCACAAGCACAAACACCTGTATCCTCTCCAATAGAACTTGAGTCATCAGTTAGATCATCAGCGTTGCCTTTAGTAACTCCGGCAAAACCAAAATCAATCATTCCGCCGCCAATTGCATTTAACGATGTGCCCAATAACTTTTGGAGTCGGCGTTTTATAGACGTTCTTTCTGCTCGGGGCATTCTCAAAGGGTTTCCTGATTATTCTTTTAGACCAAATCAGCCTGTAAACCGTGCTGAATTTGCTGCCATACTAGAAAAAGCTTTTGACCAAGAACCGTCTAAGACTGCGATCGCATTTCAAGATGTACCAACAAAATTCTGGGCAAGTCCAGCAATTGACCAAGCCATCAGTGCGGGATTTCTCAAAGGCTACCCGAAAAAAACCTTCAAACCACAACAAAATATTTCACGAGTGCAAGTTTTAGTCGCCCTTGTCAGTGGGTTGAATTTGAAAGCACCCACTTCCCCAAATCAGATTATCAGTGTCTATAAAGATGCTAAAGATGTTCCACCTTATGCTATCGGTAAAATCGCCGCTGCTACAACCAATGGTTTGGTAGTTAACTATCCAAATCCCCAAGTCCTCGATCCCAACAAAGTAGCTAGTCGGGCAGAAGTGGCGGCGATGATTCATCAAGCTTTAGTCAAACGGGGCAAACTGGCGGCAATTACATCTCCTAATATAGTGCGTAGGCGTAGCCTACCGCAGCCATCGCCCAAAATATCTCCAGAACTTCCACAGACTCCAAAACCGAACCCAAAAGTTAAATTGCCCACCGGAGGTTCGCCTCAACAATAA
- a CDS encoding Uma2 family endonuclease, translating into MTSVTNPPNALTPFPFPDHTQLPESDGTFVKNWQEHPQSILLTDSITPILKQLNPEGEYCIGQDLGIYWRLTDPPEKGAEAPDWFYVPNVPFLLNGKTRRSYVLWREFIAPLIVLEFVSGDGSEERDKTPLKGKFWIYEQVIRPPFYGIYEASKASLEVYHLIEGQYQILPANERGHYPIVSLGVELGLWLGVYQNVELPWLRWWDLQGNLLLNGDERAEQESQRAEQQSQRAEQQSQRADRLAAQLRSLGIEPEA; encoded by the coding sequence ATGACCTCTGTAACCAATCCGCCCAACGCCCTCACTCCTTTCCCCTTCCCGGATCATACTCAACTTCCTGAGTCTGATGGTACTTTTGTGAAGAACTGGCAAGAACATCCCCAAAGCATTTTACTGACTGACTCTATTACACCCATCCTCAAGCAATTAAATCCTGAAGGTGAATACTGTATAGGGCAAGACTTAGGCATTTACTGGCGCTTGACTGATCCCCCTGAAAAAGGCGCAGAAGCACCTGATTGGTTTTATGTACCGAATGTACCATTTTTGCTCAATGGGAAAACGCGACGTTCTTATGTGTTGTGGCGAGAGTTTATTGCCCCGTTGATTGTCTTAGAATTTGTCTCTGGGGATGGTAGTGAAGAACGGGATAAAACTCCTTTGAAGGGGAAATTTTGGATTTATGAGCAAGTCATTCGTCCTCCCTTCTATGGCATTTATGAAGCGAGTAAAGCCAGCCTAGAAGTTTATCATCTAATTGAAGGACAGTATCAGATATTACCAGCAAATGAACGAGGACATTATCCTATAGTTTCTTTGGGTGTTGAATTAGGCTTATGGCTAGGAGTTTATCAGAATGTGGAATTACCCTGGCTGCGTTGGTGGGATTTACAAGGTAATTTGTTGTTGAATGGCGATGAAAGAGCCGAACAGGAATCTCAAAGAGCAGAACAGCAATCCCAAAGAGCAGAACAGCAATCCCAAAGAGCCGATCGCCTAGCTGCCCAATTGCGATCGCTCGGCATTGAACCAGAAGCTTAA
- a CDS encoding sensor histidine kinase: protein MPEEFSYQISPPFLSEGSDRDLGLDSTLQELPMYNFSVEINHTGMEVASFLEKYPLLPGVILVEQGQFMGMISRRRLLEFLIRPFGQELFVQQPLAVLYSYVRTPILLVADTTSILTTMQLSLKRSPELLAEPIVIQTESGAYRLLDVQELNIISWQIRGIDNLIRYERSQAQMIQNDKMANLGRLVDGVAHEILDPVGFIWGNIIYVSNYSQDLLKLIAAYEQNLPSVSPAINQIKEEIEFDFLEQDLSRSLASIRTGAERLKKLVTSLQNFCHIDELYPKPVDLHACIDSIILLINSRLQGEIEIVKYYGQLPPVYCFMGQLNQVLMNILSEVVDTLLNEAVRQQLNLEETKTVQKPRIEITTEVISQEASNPDAPDSRWVLIRIADNGSGMSEELQQQIMESFSLETKNGKNTSLAVSYRIITVRHGGKLNFHSQIDIGTKFEILLPLV from the coding sequence GTGCCAGAAGAATTTAGTTACCAAATTTCACCACCATTTTTGTCTGAGGGTAGCGATCGCGATCTTGGTTTAGATTCAACTCTCCAAGAACTACCAATGTATAACTTCTCGGTGGAAATCAACCACACTGGTATGGAAGTGGCTAGTTTTTTGGAAAAATACCCCCTGTTACCAGGAGTAATTTTGGTAGAACAGGGACAGTTCATGGGGATGATTTCGCGGCGGCGACTACTGGAATTTTTGATTCGTCCATTCGGACAAGAGTTATTTGTTCAGCAACCATTAGCTGTTCTCTACAGCTATGTGCGGACACCGATTTTGCTAGTTGCTGATACAACATCGATTTTAACTACGATGCAACTTAGCTTAAAGCGATCGCCTGAATTATTAGCAGAACCAATTGTCATACAAACGGAATCTGGCGCTTATAGATTGTTAGATGTCCAAGAATTAAATATTATTTCTTGGCAAATTCGGGGTATCGACAATTTGATCCGCTATGAACGCAGTCAAGCCCAAATGATTCAAAATGATAAGATGGCAAATTTGGGGCGTTTAGTAGACGGCGTAGCCCACGAAATTTTAGACCCAGTGGGTTTTATTTGGGGTAACATAATTTATGTTTCAAACTACAGTCAAGATTTACTCAAACTCATAGCGGCTTACGAGCAAAATTTACCATCAGTTTCTCCGGCAATTAATCAGATTAAAGAAGAAATTGAATTTGATTTTTTAGAACAAGATTTGTCGCGATCGCTTGCTAGTATTCGCACGGGAGCGGAAAGATTAAAAAAACTCGTTACTAGCTTGCAAAACTTCTGTCATATTGATGAACTTTATCCGAAGCCAGTAGACTTACACGCCTGTATAGATAGTATTATTCTATTAATTAATAGCCGTCTTCAAGGAGAAATTGAAATCGTCAAATACTATGGTCAATTACCCCCTGTGTATTGCTTTATGGGGCAATTAAACCAGGTTTTGATGAATATTTTAAGCGAAGTTGTGGATACTTTACTCAATGAAGCAGTGCGACAACAGTTAAATTTAGAAGAGACAAAGACTGTTCAAAAACCCCGAATTGAGATTACCACAGAAGTTATATCACAAGAAGCAAGCAACCCAGATGCACCAGATTCTCGCTGGGTTTTAATTCGCATTGCTGACAATGGCTCTGGAATGTCTGAAGAATTACAACAGCAAATTATGGAGTCTTTTTCTCTGGAAACAAAGAATGGGAAAAATACTAGTTTGGCAGTAAGTTACCGAATTATCACCGTCAGACATGGCGGAAAATTAAATTTTCATTCACAGATTGATATAGGTACAAAATTTGAAATTTTATTACCTTTAGTTTGA
- a CDS encoding sensor histidine kinase: MDNQDDSIQIQELEKTNRILRKKLERCEAERCQLETDISTKEFLLKQVICELEDSRTDLQHRSQELENTLDRLHKMQAQMIQSEKMSALGQMVAGIAHEINNPVSFIYGNLSHIKQYTHDLLRLVELYHRYFPNPPAEIQTESETIDLDFLKKDAIMVLDSMNIGTERIRDIVLSLRNFSRLDESEFKAVDIHEGIDNTLMILQHRIKATDKSPEIQIIRDYGNLSNVECYAGQLNQVFMNILVNAVDALEELNTKRTYQEIRDNPSCITIHTSVVDSEWVKIAIADNGSGIPESIQKQIFNPFFTTKPIGKGTGMGMAISYQIITKKHGGKLEFFSTSGKGTEFVVQIPIQQKICLI; this comes from the coding sequence ATGGATAACCAAGACGATTCCATACAGATCCAAGAGTTGGAAAAGACAAACCGTATCTTGCGGAAAAAGCTGGAACGCTGCGAAGCTGAACGCTGCCAGCTAGAAACTGACATTAGTACGAAGGAATTTTTACTAAAGCAAGTTATTTGTGAGTTAGAAGACTCTCGCACAGACTTGCAGCATAGAAGCCAAGAATTAGAAAATACGTTAGATAGATTGCATAAAATGCAAGCTCAAATGATTCAAAGCGAAAAAATGTCTGCCCTGGGTCAAATGGTGGCAGGCATTGCTCACGAAATCAACAATCCTGTTAGCTTTATTTACGGAAACCTCAGCCATATAAAGCAATATACCCATGATTTACTACGACTGGTCGAGCTTTATCACCGTTACTTCCCCAACCCACCTGCTGAAATTCAAACCGAAAGCGAAACCATCGATTTAGACTTTCTAAAAAAAGATGCGATTATGGTATTGGACTCAATGAATATTGGGACCGAGCGTATCCGAGATATTGTGCTGTCATTACGTAACTTCTCGCGCCTAGATGAAAGTGAGTTCAAAGCGGTAGATATTCATGAAGGCATCGACAATACTTTGATGATTTTGCAGCACCGCATCAAAGCCACTGACAAAAGTCCAGAGATTCAGATTATCAGAGACTACGGCAATTTATCCAATGTAGAATGCTACGCCGGACAGTTAAACCAGGTATTTATGAATATTCTAGTAAATGCTGTCGATGCCCTTGAAGAACTTAATACCAAACGAACTTATCAAGAAATCCGGGATAATCCCAGTTGTATCACGATTCATACCTCTGTCGTTGATTCGGAATGGGTAAAAATTGCGATCGCAGACAATGGCTCCGGTATTCCCGAATCGATTCAAAAACAGATTTTCAATCCCTTCTTCACAACCAAACCTATTGGTAAGGGAACAGGAATGGGAATGGCTATCAGCTATCAAATCATCACCAAAAAACATGGCGGCAAGTTAGAATTTTTTTCCACATCTGGAAAGGGAACGGAGTTTGTGGTTCAAATTCCTATCCAGCAGAAAATTTGTCTAATATAA
- a CDS encoding FIST signal transduction protein — protein sequence MFRVVVGHSDDPDSQNAIAEVLQECSRSLAGAIPQAGLLFTAIDFDHALILQHIQNAFPGIELIGGTTNGEISSILEFQQDSLTLMLFATDEVEIRAGIGRGASKNPALAAQEAIAQAKAKSASSPQLCLTFPDSLTSNGVLILDGLKQSLGEDVPIVGGMAADDYTFDKTYQFFQGEVLSDSVPVLLFSGQLLFSHGVASGWTPISQRSRVTKVNGNVVYEIDGQRALDFYQHYLGEERFAANFAIHALALFEDQDHFYMRAPNGYDQQSGSVTFFSDIPEQAVVQITDATRDNILSASEASLKNALADYPGVEPTAALLISCAARRRILGTLARVEYQLVKTHLPKALPCCGFYAYGEIAPLVSKGQTQFHNKTFVTLLIGTK from the coding sequence GTGTTTCGAGTTGTTGTTGGTCATAGTGACGATCCTGATTCTCAAAATGCGATCGCTGAAGTTCTTCAAGAATGTAGCCGTTCCCTTGCAGGAGCAATTCCTCAGGCTGGACTTTTATTCACTGCTATAGACTTTGACCATGCGTTAATTTTGCAACACATCCAGAATGCTTTCCCCGGAATTGAGTTGATTGGTGGAACTACGAATGGAGAAATCTCCTCAATTCTGGAGTTTCAGCAAGATTCTTTAACCTTAATGCTGTTTGCTACAGATGAAGTGGAAATTCGGGCAGGTATTGGACGAGGAGCATCCAAAAATCCAGCCCTTGCAGCCCAAGAAGCGATCGCACAAGCAAAGGCAAAGAGTGCATCCTCCCCACAATTGTGCCTCACCTTTCCTGATAGCCTGACGAGTAATGGGGTCTTGATTTTAGATGGTTTAAAACAAAGCTTGGGAGAGGATGTTCCGATCGTTGGGGGTATGGCTGCCGATGACTATACTTTTGACAAGACCTACCAATTCTTCCAGGGTGAAGTGTTAAGTGATTCAGTGCCAGTGCTGCTGTTCTCTGGACAACTATTATTTTCCCACGGAGTTGCCAGTGGTTGGACTCCTATCAGTCAACGTAGCCGTGTAACTAAAGTTAATGGCAATGTAGTCTATGAAATTGATGGACAGCGTGCCTTAGATTTCTATCAGCACTATCTCGGTGAAGAACGATTTGCCGCCAACTTTGCAATTCATGCCTTGGCGCTTTTTGAGGATCAAGACCATTTTTATATGCGGGCACCCAATGGTTACGATCAACAATCTGGTAGCGTTACCTTCTTCTCTGATATTCCTGAACAGGCAGTTGTGCAAATCACCGATGCAACTCGTGACAATATTTTATCAGCTTCTGAGGCATCCCTAAAGAATGCTCTTGCCGATTATCCGGGTGTGGAGCCAACAGCAGCGTTACTTATTTCCTGTGCAGCCCGGCGGCGAATTCTGGGAACTCTGGCAAGAGTTGAGTATCAGCTTGTGAAAACTCATTTACCAAAGGCATTGCCTTGCTGTGGTTTCTACGCTTATGGTGAAATTGCTCCTTTGGTGAGCAAAGGTCAAACGCAATTTCATAATAAAACGTTTGTCACACTACTAATAGGGACAAAATGA
- a CDS encoding glycosyl hydrolase family 57 encodes MLSFPTTLTPLPEIIDGLPNISGWETEVLSVVNHDRPVFLPTTNIRLEDVNAVFAIALHMHQPTIPAGNGGTLISNLQYMFEHPHEGDNHNADPFAYCYSRMGDMIPELVNQGCNPRVMLDYSGNLLWGLRQMGRGDVLDNLKRITCDRTYQPYVEWLGTMWGHAVIPSTPIADIKLHIIAWQHHFAAIFGWEALARVKGFSPPEMHLPNHPDALFEFVKALKECGYRWLLVQEHSVETLTGQSLTHKHLPHRLIARNSQGETISITALIKTQGSDTKLVAQMQPYYEAKTLSKQQVGSVFVPPIVSQIGDGENGGVMMNEFPSAFKQAWWDMVNNGGGKSGVVGMCGTEYLELIEAAGCKPEDYPTCQPVGQHQIWERVSPDNIQPEAVENAIQELKQTNSNFHLDGASWTNHISWVKGYENVLSPMYQLSSLFHQKIDPLLQTDSAEPITRQSQYRNVLLHNLLLQTSCFRYWGQGAWTDHAREIYQRGENLLQMN; translated from the coding sequence ATGCTTTCCTTCCCCACAACCCTGACTCCTTTGCCCGAAATCATTGATGGCTTGCCGAATATTTCTGGTTGGGAAACAGAGGTTCTCTCTGTGGTTAACCACGATCGACCAGTATTTTTACCAACCACGAATATTCGTTTAGAAGACGTAAATGCTGTGTTTGCGATCGCCTTACACATGCACCAGCCAACTATACCTGCTGGAAATGGCGGTACACTGATCAGCAATCTGCAATATATGTTTGAACATCCCCATGAAGGGGATAACCACAATGCAGATCCCTTTGCCTATTGTTACAGCCGCATGGGTGACATGATCCCCGAACTCGTAAATCAAGGTTGCAATCCGCGTGTGATGTTGGATTACTCTGGTAATCTTCTGTGGGGACTGCGACAAATGGGACGCGGTGATGTTCTGGATAATCTTAAACGTATCACTTGCGATCGCACCTATCAACCTTACGTAGAGTGGCTAGGTACAATGTGGGGTCATGCAGTTATTCCTTCCACACCCATAGCAGATATTAAATTGCATATCATCGCATGGCAACATCACTTTGCCGCAATTTTTGGCTGGGAAGCATTAGCGCGAGTCAAAGGATTTTCGCCCCCAGAAATGCACCTACCAAATCACCCTGATGCTCTGTTTGAATTTGTGAAAGCGCTGAAAGAATGTGGATATCGCTGGTTACTTGTTCAAGAACATTCTGTAGAAACTCTTACTGGTCAATCTCTCACTCATAAACATTTACCACATCGTCTAATTGCCCGGAATTCTCAAGGTGAAACAATTAGCATCACAGCCTTAATTAAAACCCAAGGTTCCGATACGAAATTAGTTGCTCAAATGCAGCCTTATTATGAAGCTAAAACATTATCCAAACAACAAGTTGGCAGTGTGTTTGTACCACCAATAGTTAGCCAAATTGGTGATGGTGAAAATGGCGGCGTGATGATGAATGAATTTCCTAGCGCTTTTAAACAAGCTTGGTGGGATATGGTCAATAATGGGGGAGGAAAATCAGGTGTTGTTGGGATGTGTGGTACAGAGTATTTAGAATTAATCGAAGCAGCCGGATGCAAACCTGAAGATTATCCAACTTGTCAGCCAGTGGGACAACATCAAATTTGGGAGCGAGTTTCACCAGATAATATTCAACCGGAAGCTGTAGAGAATGCCATTCAAGAATTAAAGCAAACAAACTCTAATTTTCATCTGGATGGAGCCTCGTGGACAAATCATATCAGTTGGGTAAAAGGATATGAAAATGTGTTGTCTCCCATGTATCAATTAAGCAGTTTATTTCATCAAAAAATTGACCCATTACTGCAAACTGACTCAGCAGAACCGATTACCAGACAATCTCAATACCGTAACGTTCTCCTACATAACCTTTTGCTACAAACTAGTTGTTTTCGTTATTGGGGACAAGGTGCTTGGACTGATCACGCACGAGAAATTTACCAACGTGGCGAAAATTTATTGCAGATGAATTGA
- a CDS encoding ScyD/ScyE family protein produces MKLKQFGITFLSVCIAAFSGIKAAEAASFSVIADDLNSPRGLTFGPDGSLYVTEAGTGGSGACVPSPSAAGQSLCYGTTGAVTKIGNGTQERVLTGLPSLALPDGTDTAGPHDIKFDANGKPYIAVGYASDPTFRATLGNTDLGKIITANFNTNSWTSVADLANYELANNTDQGDLISNPFSLLLDGNNIVAVDTGANELLSVGTDGSNLKAIATIPRQTLTNPVLPSGASSSPFEIQAVPTNIAKGPDGAYYISQLTGFPFPEGEAKIYRVGADGQPTVYTDGFTQVTDLDFDSEGNLYALQYANQSLWKGNLDGSVIKIAKDGTRTTILSGNGLESPTALTIGADDTIYVTNRGDRPGLGQVIKIENSKSVPESTSIFSLLAFLGTVSLTFLHKGKAKGLKISDKFVQEC; encoded by the coding sequence ATGAAACTAAAACAATTTGGAATTACATTTTTGAGTGTTTGTATTGCTGCTTTTTCAGGAATAAAAGCAGCAGAAGCGGCATCATTTTCAGTAATTGCCGACGATCTTAATAGTCCACGGGGTCTAACTTTTGGCCCTGACGGCAGTCTCTACGTCACAGAGGCAGGAACAGGCGGAAGTGGAGCTTGTGTTCCTTCACCGAGTGCCGCAGGTCAATCTTTATGTTATGGCACAACTGGCGCAGTGACAAAGATTGGAAATGGTACACAAGAGCGTGTACTTACAGGGCTTCCTTCTTTGGCATTACCAGATGGTACTGATACTGCTGGGCCTCATGATATAAAATTTGATGCCAATGGCAAGCCTTATATTGCAGTTGGGTATGCTTCTGATCCCACATTTCGAGCCACATTAGGTAACACTGACTTAGGAAAAATCATCACTGCTAATTTCAATACAAATTCCTGGACTAGTGTTGCTGATTTAGCTAATTATGAACTTGCAAATAATACCGACCAAGGCGATCTAATTAGCAATCCCTTCTCTCTTCTTTTAGATGGAAATAATATTGTTGCAGTTGATACTGGTGCTAATGAGTTACTCAGCGTAGGTACTGATGGAAGTAATTTAAAAGCGATCGCCACAATTCCCCGGCAGACATTAACTAATCCAGTTCTTCCCTCTGGTGCATCGTCATCGCCATTTGAAATCCAAGCAGTACCCACAAATATCGCCAAAGGCCCAGATGGCGCTTATTATATTAGCCAATTAACTGGTTTTCCTTTTCCAGAAGGTGAAGCAAAAATCTACCGAGTTGGTGCTGATGGTCAACCAACAGTTTATACTGATGGTTTTACTCAAGTTACTGACTTAGATTTTGATAGTGAGGGTAATTTATATGCTTTGCAATACGCTAATCAGTCACTTTGGAAAGGTAATCTAGATGGTTCTGTAATTAAAATAGCGAAGGATGGGACTCGCACAACTATTCTTAGTGGCAATGGATTAGAGTCTCCTACTGCTTTGACTATTGGTGCTGATGATACTATCTACGTGACAAACCGAGGCGATCGCCCTGGACTTGGACAAGTTATCAAAATTGAGAATTCCAAGTCTGTTCCTGAATCTACTTCTATTTTCAGCTTATTAGCATTTCTTGGCACTGTGAGCCTTACTTTTTTGCACAAGGGTAAAGCCAAAGGACTAAAGATTTCGGACAAGTTTGTTCAGGAGTGCTGA
- a CDS encoding SDR family NAD(P)-dependent oxidoreductase — protein sequence MEIQGKVALITGASRGIGRAIALELAQQGIKRMILVARDRRKLLEVAKEIEAMGTEAAIVALDLTQTIEVNIAVAQLWRNYGQIHLLVNCAGVAYQSSFLQSKMPQVQEELSVNLLGMYNLTSLIARRMASQRQGTIVNVSSLMGKVAAPTMATYSATKFAILGFTQALRQELAEHNIRVIALLPSLTDTDMVRDLKLFRWVIPMTPQQVAKALVTGMQNDSSEILVGWQSHLAVLCQRLAPWLLELILRIATPPAPKRQRFIEKLTPSRSVS from the coding sequence ATGGAGATTCAAGGTAAAGTTGCCCTAATTACAGGGGCTTCGCGTGGAATTGGACGAGCGATCGCCCTGGAATTAGCGCAACAAGGCATCAAGCGGATGATATTGGTAGCACGCGATCGCCGCAAGTTATTGGAGGTAGCCAAGGAAATCGAGGCTATGGGTACAGAAGCTGCGATCGTGGCCTTAGATTTAACGCAGACAATAGAAGTAAATATCGCTGTTGCCCAACTGTGGCGCAATTACGGACAGATTCACCTGCTGGTTAATTGTGCGGGAGTCGCATATCAAAGTTCGTTTTTGCAATCTAAAATGCCCCAAGTTCAAGAAGAACTCTCTGTGAACTTGTTAGGAATGTACAACCTGACTAGTTTGATTGCTCGACGCATGGCTAGCCAAAGACAAGGGACAATTGTCAATGTATCGAGCCTGATGGGGAAAGTAGCTGCACCAACGATGGCGACATACTCAGCAACTAAGTTTGCCATCTTAGGATTTACCCAAGCCTTGCGCCAAGAACTAGCCGAACACAATATCCGCGTCATTGCATTATTGCCTTCTCTGACAGACACAGACATGGTGCGCGACTTAAAATTATTTCGCTGGGTGATCCCCATGACTCCCCAGCAAGTGGCTAAAGCACTCGTCACCGGAATGCAGAATGATTCATCAGAAATCTTAGTCGGATGGCAAAGTCATTTAGCCGTATTGTGTCAACGCCTTGCCCCTTGGTTGTTAGAGCTAATTTTACGAATAGCAACACCACCAGCACCAAAAAGACAACGGTTTATTGAAAAACTTACCCCTTCGCGTAGCGTCTCGTAG